In the genome of Deltaproteobacteria bacterium, one region contains:
- a CDS encoding serine hydrolase, with product MRTVKDLMKRGVDEGVFPGAALLVAREGSILFLEAFGRARLLPERPMTTDTVFDLASLTKPLATAVSVMLLVQQGRVDLDQPLGTTVAEFSDTDKKDISIRQLLAHTSGLPDYQPYYEKLRVLPQKDRKRALEHLLLSEPRIHEPVTVCLYSDLGFMILQWVFETVTNHFLDRFVKTSVYGPLGIGDLFFNPLGEGPNQDRRVYAATEDCPWRGKILDGEVHDDNAYALGGVAGHAGLFGTAQAVFGLLQELLNAYSGKPNAGLFHRDVVKVFFQRQSDVGSWAMGFDTPTRPDSSSGRYFSDHSVGHLGFTGTSFWMDLEKGVIVILLTNRVHLGRTNEKIKAFRPLLHDRVMETMLKPQG from the coding sequence ATGAGAACCGTAAAAGATCTGATGAAGCGCGGCGTGGATGAGGGGGTTTTCCCGGGAGCCGCGCTCCTTGTTGCCAGAGAAGGCAGCATTTTGTTTTTGGAGGCGTTTGGCCGTGCCAGACTTTTGCCTGAAAGGCCCATGACGACCGATACGGTCTTTGATCTTGCATCTTTGACCAAGCCGCTGGCTACGGCAGTTTCCGTCATGCTGCTGGTCCAGCAGGGGAGGGTGGACCTGGATCAACCCCTGGGCACGACCGTTGCCGAATTTTCAGATACGGACAAGAAAGACATCAGTATCCGCCAGCTCCTTGCCCATACCTCGGGCCTGCCCGACTATCAACCGTATTATGAAAAGCTGAGAGTACTCCCGCAAAAAGACCGCAAGCGGGCCTTGGAGCATTTACTCCTCTCCGAACCTCGCATCCATGAGCCAGTAACGGTCTGTTTGTACAGCGACCTGGGCTTTATGATCCTCCAGTGGGTCTTCGAGACGGTCACCAACCATTTCCTGGATCGGTTCGTGAAAACATCTGTCTACGGCCCTTTGGGGATTGGGGATCTCTTCTTTAACCCCCTGGGTGAGGGGCCGAACCAGGACCGTCGTGTGTACGCGGCAACCGAAGATTGCCCCTGGCGGGGCAAGATCCTGGATGGCGAGGTCCATGACGACAATGCGTACGCCCTGGGGGGCGTTGCAGGACATGCCGGTCTGTTTGGAACAGCGCAAGCAGTGTTCGGACTGTTGCAGGAGCTTTTAAATGCTTATTCCGGAAAGCCTAACGCCGGTCTATTCCACCGGGATGTGGTTAAAGTTTTTTTTCAGCGCCAGAGTGATGTAGGTAGTTGGGCAATGGGCTTTGACACCCCCACACGGCCGGATTCGAGCAGCGGCAGGTATTTTTCCGATCACAGTGTCGGTCATCTCGGTTTTACGGGCACGTCATTTTGGATGGACCTTGAAAAGGGCGTGATTGTCATTCTCCTTACCAACAGAGTTCACTTGGGCCGGACAAACGAAAAGATCAAGGCCTTTCGGCCGCTGCTTCATGATAGGGTCATGGAGACTATGTTGAAACCTCAGGGTTGA